One Ranitomeya variabilis isolate aRanVar5 chromosome 4, aRanVar5.hap1, whole genome shotgun sequence genomic window, CTGTTATTTTTCACAATATACTTCATTGTTGTATTTGATATATATGAATTATAGGGTATATGTTTCATATTAATATTTATGATGTTATTTTGGTTTATTCTGTATATTTAATCTTGTCACTTAAATTTAGTCACATTGGTGCCTTATACAATATGTGCAATATATGCAATGTTTAGTCATAGTTCCCTCTTCTTTTCGGATTTTTCCGGCACTCAGTACTGGTGTGCATTCCCTTTAACAGCCCCTATGCAGTTTTCCGTGCCCGGCTGGCGCATGCGCGGGTCAGCTGTCTCCTCGTGACTTCCTGCCTCGCTCACCATGGATACGCAGAGCGTCTGACGCCTGCGTTCCAGATGCGAAGAGCAGGAAGTCCATGTTTTTTCCTTTGGGAGGAGATGCatggaccggcgcatgcgcagagtaACGCCGGTGATACGGACATTGCAGGCAGCTGTGATCGCTCCTATATTTAAACCGTAGCTGCACCATGAATACACATGCCCCCTGTTGAGGAAGCCAcacggcgaaacggcgctgtcggggtgtccgGGATAGTACACAAGAGGTTTTAAGGTCACATGTAAGTAGTATGTTTTTTCCATTATATAACTGCTATAGGCTGCCGTATGTTGGTATCCTTTGCAATTAAGCTCAGCCATTGTATAACTAGGATCCTGACAATGATTAGTTTCCATTAGGAGTTATTTGGCATATAGATACTCAGCAGTTTTTTGCCCCTTATATGCTCTTTTGCACGGCCACTTTAGATATAGGATTCTGCTAAGTAGTAGGTTCTCAAATCCTGGTCTATAGGTGATCTCTTATTTTGCTCACCTGggcatttttgcattgctttattactTTATGTGTGTACCTTTTCCTCTACTTACATGAATTTTGTGCTATCTTTGGAATTTTTGGTGATGTTCCCTTGCCAATTTTAACTTTTTGTATatgtaataaattaataaattttatAATATATTTGTACCTTTGGTTGTTGCCTCTAATTTTCCCTTCATTTGATGATGAGGGATGTTGTTCAGTGATGTTCTaactctaggccagaagggggagctctgattcagtttgtgggtggctcccaaagatatattctggctggagggaaagtagtcagcTCCTTTGAATAAATTgtggggccatgcagccatgtgaggtgctgcagctcctggaaaggagagaCAAAAGGATggaacaagctgtagagagcgaggaggaaaaggagcaaaggagagttgagagctggagagaagctgcgactgagcttcctccacgctgagcgcagataccggtagccggaagaccgaggttgtgggggtaactctatgccccatggcagaaaccagcggacagcagattgcaaatcacctgtccaccattaacacccgaagatacagtagcagatagagccagggttgtgatagagatcctgtaaaaaagcttgagttacctgtcatgcgggtagtgtcctacctaaagtgggacagagagaaaacgtgaggatcttgtgtgaggcctaaggcagcaagggactgcaacacagtgctagaaggaaggcttccaaccccacctggctagggggattccagattcgctttcaagctggccggaccataccagcacctgtgatccggtaccctggactgtggctgtctactatcaataaaaaaaaggtaaagagactgcaacccggcaTCTTCAATTTATTTTCCGGTactacaccatccttgccaaacacatcgggagccctggggactcagcttcacctgttggaagccataccatccctgctgccataacatcaccccagaggacacctttaagcagcgtcagtcacccttgacccagtaccacaggtggcatcacaaatttttattatttctcgaacccctttaaataccttttcctttaacatgggtgcccagggccatggaccaggtaaaTGCTGCCATGACACATTCCTTGAAGTAtcagacccgataccgagtaccccacagccctggtgggagTTCCAACttgatcacgaacaggatggaccgaccccttTGAAATGGGTCTTGTTGGCCTCAGAGACTGTGCTTAACTGTGAGActattggactgtaaagtgccaccaAAACTGTCACTATTACAGCATCATGTGGTGCACAGGAGGAGAAGGGTGTGTTGTTGTGGGCAGCACCTTGAGGAAAGGCATGAAAACCATGACCGCCCCTCATCAATTCTACTATGTGAGAGAAGTATGCCCATCAACGAGAGAAGTCcacctcctggtctgggatggcaGGAAGAAGAAAAAGAACCGCCCACAAAGACAGGCATGGTGGAGTGGAACCGTGGGAAACCGGACCGAGGAGGAAGTACCGGAAAGCagcatggcggagggaggtgagtgagcaccggagcgtggggtggagcaggaggactcccccagTCTCGACCCCAAGAACTGTACCAGCCACCTATGTTGGATCCGGACCTCCTGTGGAAAGAAGTGGAGGAACTTACCCGGCAGCTCGTGCAGATGCAGCTGGAGGCTGTGGCCGGGTGGAAGGAGGCCTTCTTCGGGTACCTTAATGGATGACCGCCAGCAACCTTCTCCGTCCCGGCGCAGGAAAGAAGATCTGGCGCTCCAGAAGAAAAGGTAAGGGGGGCGACCCTGACCCTGGCGGCGGAAGGCCCAACAGCTAGGCCCGAATCACCCCCACCGCTGTACACATCTGATCAGGGTTTTTGGTCCCTTGGTGAAATGTCACCGTACGCCGAGGTACCTCGGCCTCAAGTCCCGCTGCAACCCCTGCACTAGACGACACCCTGGTGGGCCCTTTACCGACCCCACCAACTCCAAGGCCCGGAGGGATAGGCCATTGACTACACTGGGACCAGGGGGACGGCAGCCTGGACCAGATGACAGCTCTGTTAGTTCCAGTCAGTGGGCCCTGGGTTAACTATACCGAACCCGTGGTGTTTGAAGAGGGACCCACAGGGGCGAACTTGCTAGCACTCCAAGGAGAAATCCCCATTATAACCTGGCGGGAGTACTCTAGACGTCGGggaaagcaggagaagcagcagtcccTGGCAGGGCAGGCATAAGAGGAAGTAGAGAGTTAACTAAATGTTGCTAAGAGTTTAAAATGACTGCTAAAGTTTAAAATTTCGTTTGTTTAAAGAAACACTAAgaccatggacagtgaatggtccacaaactttcctgtaaatagttgtcacctccttaggtgctttctactggttttacacatgaCCAAAGAAGAGACCTTTCATTATTTACAGTGAAGAAACTGTTTATTAATTTTTATCTTAAAGAGTGTATTTGTCTTAAAGTGACCTGAAGAAAACCGTTTGGCGTGGCCGAAGACAAGGTCTAGATgttacgccttgtagcccgcccaaacctacattgggggtttatgacTGTTCCATTAAAAATTTTAAGTTTATTATTGAATACAATCAAAAACGAAACAAAACACTAAATAAATTTCAATTTCAAACACCAGGCTACTCAAAAGTTGACCTACTTATACCTAACAAGGTAGTGATGCGGGATAGGGTGTGGGTGTATTTACTTCCACTAGTCGCCCCTATTTGAACCCTACCTGCCAGTGGACGTtgacaccctcttggacgcaatatggcacccccgctcctcggcggctcaccCTGTAGCCCTAAAAGTCCCTTAAAAACTTATAGTATTGAACTCAAtctcaaaacaaaaacactacaaaaaATCACCTCAGATCAGCTGGAATCTGTAAACCAGTCTAAAGAGCAGTCCAACAATTAGGGGACTATAAACTGGGGCGATTGGCAAATTATTACCAGTATCAGCCACCAACAAAATTCACTGCCAGGTGCAAATAACCAATATTGATAGTCTGGCGCTCCTAAGGAGTTAATGGGGCAATCATAATTTGATAGCTATTGCTCCCCCTCATGAATCCCTAGAGAAGTACCCTacctaccagcagaggttggcactctcttggacgcaatgtggctcCCCCGCTCCTCGGCGCATAACCCTGGGAGCCCTTAAAGTCCCTTAACAACTTCTAGTATTGAACTCAGtctcaaaacaaaaacactacagaaAAATTACCTCAGATTAGCTGAAATATAATCATCGAAGATCAATGGACATAAACTCTCTGTATAGTGGAAACATATCCGTTCAGGCTAGGTCCTAGTCCCTCAATAATATATTGCTGGGTGTTAAATAAACCTTAGGTTGAAAGCACCCTAACTAAAGCTATATCTGAGATCGCATGTCCATCATAAATAAGGTCTTTAACAGCATGCCTATATAAGAGCAACCCTTATGGAGCACATCCAAGATAGATTGATTACATCAACCTCGCCTCGCCTCGTTTCCCTCCCATGATACAGCTCCTTAGGAGGCATATGGGATAATCTGTGCATATCTATAACATCAGAGGTAAATGCAGCGCCTGGTTGCAGGTGTAGATACCTCCATGGCCGAGGTGCCTTTAAATACCTAAACGGCAAAACATTTGATTCCAGGTTAAACACACATAATAAGAACCTTAGTGCTACTTACTATCAATTTGTCCCCATTCTCAAACTGTGCATGTCCACATGCTAGACAGAAGAGGTCCTCTATGTTATTGtcatgatccatgtttggatctgtggcagatctggtttccttcagattaaaaccttttttcctttcaggtcatcagggtttaatgcagtttttccccggtGGCTGctggcagcagagaaagctaagtgtggtgttattgtttctttgtccctttgttgtttgtTACTTTCccagtgttgtattagtgcagcagtgggaccattgctctcacctgccagttccctacatagggattagagcagggcaagtgagtgactaggtatcctggtcggcgacgagttgaaagaacccatatagggacggtagcaagatcagggcacagcctcaggtgagtgcaggaggtgcccattccccgttccctaccgacaggcCCACCGTTGTTacagtgtccccggtgtacccttgtgtgtttcgccatTTTGTGACCGACCACCCGCCAGGTCGTGTCACTCCAGGACAGTCACATCGTGACAGTTATTCACTAAGGACGCGTGTGCCAGAGGCACGGCGTTcccgcactgcacatgtccatattCTAGACACTAGAGGTCCCTCAGGTAAATCCTCAACAGAGCATGCGATCGCAGCTCGCCCCCACTCTCATGGCTTTATAAACGATGCCACACAGCGCAGGCGTCATGCACTCAGGTTCATAATCAAATCCGCCTGGATTCAACagtggttaggctacgttcacatttgcggtgtgcgccgcagcgtcgtcgccgcaacgcacaatgcaacaaaaacgcagttgcAACGCATGGTatttcgacgcatgcgttcaacgcatgcgtcgaaaaacgcagcgttttttagaaacgcagctgcgttttgaccaaaaaacgctgcgtttttcgacgcatgcgttttcctacagtgagtcattcttcatcacccaaaaaaaaaaaaaaaagtctacacactagataaagaccaccaatggctagaagagggttggtgtaatgtaattgtgtatatataccctggcagagatgaattcctcccattttgctggtattcatgatggagcgtcccatggacagtatctacatggatatggagatggaatttgccttggctaatgcctatgctgtcgcctgttttcatcaaagggaaagggaaaaacggagatggagtcgtcgccgcttttggatacaccttatcgtggaagtccgggagagccgtggagcataccattgcttgtttggtgaACTGAAtgacatataccaggatgtctcaggacagcttccgctatcttctgcgtcgggtggaaggatccattagcaggcagggcacgcagctccggagagctatttccgcagaggaacggctgctggtgactctacggtacgtagctgtttgaatgactgtgatatgttcttccctttgtgttttttttttttgtttttttgggtttggtatggtcaatgtacttttataaattgcaatgtactttaatgtaatttctttatcttcttggcagtttcctggctaccggagagaccttgagatcacttaattttcaattccggattggagtctccactctttacGGAATTATTGCTGacacctgccgcgctttgtgggataatctccgggaggaatttttacccgtccctacaagtgaaatctgggaggccaacgcacagaaatttgaccaagtgtgttcttttccaaactgtattggcgcagtgggtggaaagcacattcggattaccaagcttgggaaaagtggatcccttttctacaattacaaaaaatacttttcaactgtgctcatggcaattgccggtgcggactgccgttttctcgcagtggacattggtgcgtttggccatgcaaatgactcacgcacatttaaagagtcggatatgggccaaaaattatatggcaacaattttcatttcccacagccacgacctcttccccacaccgaaggccctgcgatgccatttgttgtggttggggatgaggcattccaaatgtctgccaacctattgaaaccctactccagtcggggcttggaccatacaaaaagggttttcaattacagactgtccagggccagaaggactgtggagtgcgcctttggcatccttgtctccaaatggcgtatattaggatccgccattaatcttaaaattgaaacagtggatgaggtggtgaaggcttgtgtggttctccacaattacattatggccaaagagagactgaatgtggaactggatgaacccatagccaatccattgcccgattaccatgatcatcctctgaggacaagtgtggaaattgcgcagatgagggatcgttttgcggcctattttgtgtcagatgttggccgtgtgccatggcaagatcaaatggcgtAGTAATAATATTActgttggactgtgttctggttttaactacaccaataaatacctctactgtgactgtgctaaaaatgtaatataataataaactaattctccggataaatgtgcaataaatgtaatccgttttggttggtttggttatgtcagatttggcatctacctatagttcacaaatgtaatgtgccttatctaaaaaacttggaaccctttgttttaaaaatatttttgtttaataaaaattttttctaagttttctaccctgcttcaaagaacaaatttataccataccatataacatatctatttgtttgtcagatcgccgtgtaccgttgtgtttgacagcaaaagcaacgataccagcgatgttttacaatgataaccagggtaaatatcgggttactaagcgtagtgcggcgcttagtaacctaatatttaccgtggttaccagtgttaaatgtaaaaaaaaaaaccagtacatatagtcatcttcgcgtcccccggcatccgcttcctgcagtgactgagcgccggccgtaaagtgaatgcacagcacagcgatgatgtgaccgctctgctgttagggccgtcactcagtcagtgcagggaagcggatgccgggggacgcgattgtgtgtatatgtactgtttttttttttacatttaacactggtaaccagggtaaacatcggaagcgcggccctgcgcttagcaacccgatgtttaccctggttacccggggacctcggcatcgttggtcgctggagagcggtcacacagacagctctcctgcgaccaaatagcgatgctgcagtgatctgcatcattgtatgtttcgctgcagcattgttaagtgtgatggtacctttacggtatgtgtccacgttcaggattgcatccgaattttgtcaggatttttcatcagtatttgtaagccaaaaccaggagtggaacaattagaggaaaagtagaatagaaacatatgctccacttctgtatttatcacccactcctggttttggcttacaaatactgatgtaaaatcctgactaaatcctgatgcaatcctgagcgtggacacatacccttagtgtttgaaaacacctcatacactttagtgtttgtaaacacctcatacagcaatgagagacacccaaaaaaaggtaaaataaaaattctaaaaatactatctgacattgcatatatgaggtgtttgaagcacaaaatatgtgtagacggcgcgcggtgtgaattgccgagaagtatactggaaaataacaacaaatattgttttcaaacaaacaatttttattggggggaaacagaaaaaaaaaggggaaagaaacttagggggtatcaacctccgcTACCAGCGGTGAATGGTAACTTTCTGGTGTTTGGgaacggggagaggaagaggatgctGAGTCAGAGTCCAGGAGACTAGAAGgaaggtccaaaccctccgcagggtatactggGGAAACCGCCACAtctggaggggagggaggaggcatcacaagcctttgccagcttcttggttggccctggctgctcctgctgccgcTAGAGCCCCGACGCGTAGTTGGTgtcggtattggagcagccagagcctcagtgtgtgcctccgtgtgtgtcctcttcctgcgtttcctttttttctctcccgcggcagctcccccagaatgacggctacgggaggatgagggcctggcaggagcaggagtcggcggcacaatcctatggtgcctgtggtggcgttgctcggcacgtggacctcggtggggtggctggagtggctctgcagcaggagtcggagtcatgctagccagcgacggcactacgggcattgtcgctgactgcacgacccgagcctgctgcagagccctcacgtaggcagtgttgcaggcctgcatcaccacaATCTgaagttccggcgtaaggtgttccaccatgcccttagcaatggtactaaaaaaatgtttggccggactcgagagctcggattccatagttccaaggcgccggtcgatattggacagacgagtgtccattttatggctcaacgccttgaaacagttctggaaaaccgtgctcaaatgcaaaaattcgggcatggctggcctgtccgaggcccactggcgctgtcgggaattaccgaacgaaggtgcgccagaggcctcgggcaggggaacacctgatggaccggctgccagttctccagatggtggtgcaagcctgctgtcgctgtgggagggctgtgacgggtcagatggcgattcatgaaggtccgctcctgaggggcgagctcgctcgagggtgctgctgtgtgtcctgtgaaaagataatgaaaaaattagtcttcaattaataacctatcacatacgccaactcctgtaataaaattatcattacatgacacaacaatacattacaatcccctgtctctcagtctgtgcggcctataataaattgctgattgttatcgccagctgaccgttatggctgacgataacaatcatggacatacctacggcagaaaatgacttttcattcccgctgccaaagcctttttcccgcatacctctgtcatcagtaaaaaaaaaatatgtaaaaaatctttcttgacgctgcctatgccgcaaaaatagtataaaatttaaaggcaagataaaaatttacaaaaaaaacccccaaaaaatacacagtgactttgctgatctgatcgcaggaacggccatgacgttaggatcatatgATCgatacgtcatcattattcctgcgatcagaactacactgactcagaacgtaacctgtcatggactacaaggactcacgcttaacctaaaaaattactaatgggctatataccattccactagggaataAGTTgtgtggatggccaatatgctacgctgactacatggatggccaatacactatgtgcctgggaaatatactatgtggatacgtggctagaacgtgtactatgtggctgcaatatagtggcctggcaatatactatgtggatgcaaaatgtacgtggctgggcaaagtactatgtggctgtgcaacatgctatgtgtctgggcaatgtacaatgtggctgtgcaatatggtatgtggacaaaatacttactgtcggcggccaaagatcggtcttaggaactgtattgccctgttgtatttgtagggcaccgacttggccgcagcagcaccactccgagataGCTCCTCCTCAgtacggagccccttattgaaacggtccttcatggatcgccatctggtcctcaactttttaactgtgaatgcaaagaaaaaaaaaggttacatatttagctttttaaaggataaaacaaccgtgtgcgatgcaaagtttaggcgttgatcgcatcacacacggttgtgtttatcctggcaagatgggtcatagcagcgtatcagcaatactcacaaaagttgcctttgtccttcgctgaggcactgtcaaagccatcccacagcgactttgccacctctacccacaaacgcctctacaccacctggtccatgtgccgggggtcacggctgtcccacaacgggccacgctcctggatgctggagatcaggaggtccacatcgaTTCCAgtatctccttggtcccgttgtgaaacctagaaaaattagaaaacattaagGTTACAAATATGAAAAtagtaacaaccaccagcacctgtcatgatatgtacctttgccctatcctttgccatttgatgtatgtatattgatggtttctacacctgtattttggaatgtttgtgtgcagggagttcaactttatgttaccttcccccaatacttgctgccctgaaaagctataatgtaattaagcttagcaaacatccctagtgaaaccaggatgctactcaaatgtaatgttcctcacagcaggatgctactaaaaaaaaagataaaaaaaaaaaaaaaatactcactggccgtcctgacgccacaccttggcaccgatctctctgctcccgctgtgtgccttccccctcacttgaagaagcctgtaaaaattgtatacaaaaattattgtcaatgctacaaatggcagcgaatagtaagcaactggacataattactcaccgcactccccgcgccgattggccagatgctgatgaacttggcattcttgcaagtttgttctgcaatgaaaaaatgagcaaaaaatcacatccaaagctaacaatgccacatacaataaaataggcctaaaaaaataaaacaaccaccattgactgttgactgataggacaatgcaaactcaaaaagcaacaccacaacgccatacattgcaagagaagacaataaaagaaacaatacaagaatagacccaaacaaaattaagcaaaaatagacacctatgtccaaatttttaaatataaaaacttacaaaaaaaacattagaggaaaaaaaaaaggcacaatgaaaatagcaaactaatgaacgccatactttacaattactacaagacatgatccaaaacaacaccatctggtgacatctaaccacagaaatacatcagaaaaaggcgataaataccattctagataataagcaataaacattacgggacaaccgctgttacaaaatacagcaacccaaaagataaaccatagtcaaatagaaaagaaaacacatgaaattttaaaaaaagggccccaccaaaaaaaaaaaaacattatactacacacttggcaatgcaaacattcaagaaaggagatatatgccatacggaaaacgacaaccatcagagataaaaaaaaaaaaattaaaaaagggaaaatacaattgaaaatagaatggcatatagccgcacggaacactacaatacaaatgaaacatcataaatgtagcccccccaccagcaagaaaagacactcaaggaaagaaaaaaaattgccaacAGCATaattaaaacacagcaagacatgatccaagaaaacgccatacggttactgccaacaatagaaaccagaaaaagacatgcaccagaaatttaacaagaaaaaatgagcccaaaaaaaaaaaaatattaaaaccgcatgacaccagaacaacccaaaaccattccaaaaccaagcaaggccgaagacaagaaactccatcatataacgccagaagtacttcATAACCAgattcaaaaaaaaaatttttcaataacaacccacagtgccataaccgtacaatagcacagaccaaacattgcacaaattaaataaaaatcaagaaataaaacacagaataaaaaatatgcaaagagaaatatatacttacaggtttggaaagcagattgcTCCTCTCTGTGTCTTGTctggatagccttgtgaaagacaatggcaaccccccttttttttttatatatatatatatatatatatatatatatatatatatatatatatatatatatagtgtttttttagtgtctagataaaagtctagacaatgttttgcatgttttatttgacaacgcatgcgtcgtacaacgcaccacaacgcaagtacttgcgtcgtttgCGTTGTCAAtactagtcaatggggaaaaaggcgcatcgacgacgcaaacacgacgcaaacacgacgcatgcgtttttaaaaaagttgacgccgcccgaaaaatgcaacatgttgcgtttgccgcgccctgacaggtgcgccctaacgccgcatgcagcG contains:
- the LOC143769336 gene encoding uncharacterized protein LOC143769336 → MKDRFNKGLRTEEELSRSGAAAAKSVPYKYNRAIQFLRPIFGRRQTHSSTLERARPSGADLHESPSDPSQPSHSDSRLAPPSGELAAGPSGVPLPEASGAPSFGNSRQRQWASDRPAMPEFLHLSTVFQNCFKALSHKMDTRLSNIDRRLGTMESELSSPAKHFFSTIAKGMVEHLTPELQIVVMQACNTAYVRALQQARVVQSATMPVVPSLASMTPTPAAEPLQPPHRGPRAEQRHHRHHRIVPPTPAPARPSSSRSRHSGGAAAGEKKRKRRKRTHTEAHTEALAAPIPTPTTRRGSSGSRSSQGQPRSWQRLVMPPPSPPDVAVSPVYPAEGLDLPSSLLDSDSASSSSPRSQTPESYHSPLVAEVDTP